One window of Papaver somniferum cultivar HN1 chromosome 9, ASM357369v1, whole genome shotgun sequence genomic DNA carries:
- the LOC113308835 gene encoding phospholipase D C-like — translation MATKKNYLGKPNYNNRFVDNNLMINSDTMFEFDESSLWNSNHHHHQITSTEFKKSIPSSRILTKKSNRRDDNGDRVDHGNTAKSLPVNIPDWSKILREDHRIIRNVDYVIDDEDDYDDEDEDFENDHQDSGRNGRIRIPPHEFLARRTQISSFSVHEGIGRTLKGRDLSRVRDAIWQKTGFED, via the coding sequence ATGGCTACTAAGAAGAACTATTTAGGGAAACCAAATTATAATAATAGATTTGTTGATAACAATTTAATGATCAATTCAGATACTATGTTTGAATTTGATGAATCAAGTTTATGGAattcaaatcatcatcatcatcagattaCATCAACTGAATTCAAGAAATCAATACCTAGTTCGAGAATTTTGACGAAGAAATCAAACAGGAGAGATGACAATGGAGATCGAGTTGATCACggtaatactgcaaaatcattacCAGTAAATATACCTGACTGGTCAAAGATTTTAAGAGAAGATCATAGGATTATTAGAAATGTTGATTATGttattgatgatgaagacgattatgatgatgaagacgaagatTTTGAAAATGATCATCAAGACAGTGGCCGAAATGGTAGGATTCGAATTCCTCCTCATGAATTTCTAGCTAGGAGAACTCAAATTTCTTCATTTTCTGTTCATGAAGGAATAGGACGAACTTTGAAAGGAAGAGATTTAAGCAGAGTTAGAGATGCGATTTGGCAGAAAACTGGTTTTGAAGATTAA